The window aaaacagaaagaagaagaattatccaagaagaccagttcggattcagaaaaggaagaaactgcgaacttcAACTAGTAAGGAttatcagcgacacgaagataaaattcaacaggaaacagaagacaggattagccatactggacatagaaaaagcatacgacacggtttggaagaaggcactaatcttcaagatggacaaggctagacttccacactacctcatcaacatctgcgacatgtatctttccaatagaacattccaagtttcagctgaccaaaagatgtcgacgatccaagaaatccaggaaggaatgcctcagggcagcattttatcacctatattatataacatttttgtttcagaccttcCAACAGATCCAAAGACTTCTACAgccctgtatgcagacgacacagcagtgtatgcatccggaaaagacgaaagAAGAATCATAGATGACATGGAGAACCACCTGGAAAAAATCACGGACTACACGGAAAAATGGAGAATCAAGATCAACGCAGAAAAGACGCAGTTCATCATATTCACCCAGGACAAACGACCACCACTGAACGAGATCACAGTAGGAGGCAACAGAATTCAGGAATCAGAGACGGTCAAATActtaggagtccacctcgacagaagactcaacttccgggtgcataaAACAAAGGTAAAcgctaatgcagctaaaaaactaatacttcctttcatttttaggtccagtccacttTCGAAGGCAAAGAAAATTTAActctaccaagcatatgttaggtcggtgattTTGTATGCTATAccagtgtggagctccattgcggaatcacactggaaaaagttAGAAGCAACTGAGAcatcatgctaccgaatcatcgacggagCATCATGGGAGGATAGAGTTACCAACGCGACAATCAAGAACAGACTAGGATACACgccactgagggaggtggccgaGAATAGAATCAGGTGGTTCTTTAGATCCACCCATAGGCATGCAGGAaagtaggtacgtttgccgatacaagtacctacagaagcagacgaggacaTCACCAAGGAAAATACAGGAGCCGAGAGGAAGAAGCAACAAACGCTAGCGGTGCAAAAGCGGTACGCCGAAGAAAAAAGGctgaaattttatttaagtttgacatgtacatatatttttaaggcaataaacgtttttatttttatttatttttatttttatttatattataataaaaattaaatatacgcaTTTTTTCTCTGGGTTACAAATGGAACACACATAGGACTCCACGTAATTTTACCGACGTGGGAAGACGAAGGTTAAGCCAATTACTAGGGTAATATTCATGTAGCTTATtaacaaatatgaaaaaaaacattgttaaacttaaaaccaataaataaaatataaaacatgaaTTTCAATTATTGTTACAAAAGAAATGGTGAACTCCTTGTAGGTCACAAGATTCGTAACTCAACCTCTTGCTCATATAACATTGCAGCGAGTCTATTTTACTTTGAATGTAGTGTCCATTACACACTCTGCATGTGacatcttctttatttttttcgttAGCGAATTTTgtctgatttttttttgtttccttctttgtattttttgttttctcaATTTCATCAAGATGCAAGTCCTCTTCAACGCTTGTCGTTTGTTTGACGTTTTTTTTTCaagaactatttttaattttctttttgataatatacttttatttttggtttcgtTAAATGTATTAAGAGGAAGGTCGTCATCGCTTGAGTcgtgatttaaacttaagttagcaGAACTTGATTCTTAACATAAGCTTTGACTACGTTTTCTTGTGACTTTTGAtattttatgtgttttacgagCAGCTACTTCGTTTTTCTCTATAAGTCTATTCTTCTCGGGGGTGTCTGTGATAATTGTAGTTTTACCTTTTCTGGATCCTCTTAGCTTTTATTTTCGGGGACGAGCCTTGGGATATGGTCTTATTTGTTGTGGAGATAAATATGAAACATCGCTTAAAGTAGATGAAACATATCTTGAAGTAGATGGAACATCTCTTGACGTAAGTCAAGATCATTACTTTTATTTCATGTCAATAAAGATTGTGCATCAGCAATTTCATCGCTTGATGAGCATGGATTAAGTCTATCCGTAAcaaaacgtggtaaaaaatcatcatttgaaaatacatttcCATTAAATGGGTGAATACCTGTCTTAGCAAATCATTTCATTATATTTTTCATAGAAAAATCATGAATAAAGGCCTAATTAGCAAATGACGTTActtcatatatgtatatattgtacTTCATATATTGTGACTAGCTTGCCAGGATAAGACAACATCCATGTATTCTAAGAAATTCGAAATCTCGCTTTAAATGGCCCAAAGATAGAAACTTCTGCTGGTTGTAATCAATGGCTGCAATGTGGTGGAAATGTCAGAATAATGATAATATTTTCCCGTACTAACATTACTGTCTCCAAAGTCATATGTGTTTTATGATTGTCTATAAGAATAAGACATGGTTTTTCTTTGGATGGACTGGTATATTTGATACAATGTGTAATTGCAAATAGAAATCCTTCTTTTGTAATCCAACCGCTTGGATTAGCAAAACCTAAAGCACCTTTTGGACTATCTTTTAGCATAAAATCTTTATAATGAGCTCTTGGGAACACAAATGCTGAAGGAATTGTGTCCCCAGAAGCATTCATAAAACCTACCACAATTACTAAATTACCTCTTTCGGCCGAAGTTACTTGGCCAACCTGTTTCATTCCTTTCACTGCTATTACCTTAGGAGGATTTGTTACGGTACTGCAGCCAGTTTCGTCAATGTACCATATCGTGTGTGGCTCAAAAGTAAATCTCTTGAAGACCATTTCTAAATTATCATAGAATCTAGCtacattttcaaaattaaaagatgTAGTTCGTGATAAAGAAGTATTCTCGGGATTTCTGATAGAAAGAGTAGGATTTCCTTTTATAAAACCACTTACTCAATCCTTAGTGGCCTTTTTTGAAAAGCCAACTTCCTACCTTGTACGGTAGTTAATCGATAGCATATCTTGGAACACGTTTTTAAATAATCAGCTAGCATGTTTTCTTGCAAAACAGAAAATATACGTTTATTACCAATGTCTGGCTGATGATGATATTAACCTTCATCTTTCttaacagttttacaaatttcTGCCAATTATGACTCTAAAATACAATGTGCGGTCAGCATTGATCTAATGGATTGCTTTTACCGCCAGGTCAATAGTTTCACTTGTGGGACGAACCCTCTTTCTCTTCATTACGCTCATTgtctaaaacaaaataaaaatcatataaaaagaaatctaaacgTATATTTTTGACTTGGTGTTTTGAAACGGAGAGACTTTAATGCATGAAACGGACGTCCGTTTCAATACTATATTGCATGTAAGtaactataaatttttaattacttATACAGTGTAGGTCAATAATGtcacctttcattctgcgtttaaatttctcaaaaatatttgttagttttttcaggattcgaaaaaaattaatacatttaaaaagcattggcctgaaattttgcgcctacgctcttaacgcaaCTAAACCGATTTTAGTAAACAACAACTATGATTGTTtgacagtagtttcaagtaagagagtacctacataaacaaacataatggctattatcgtttatgtgtatatttattgaagtgaaagaaactaatgaagaatatatttattttaacttgaaaaataaactaaacaatacaacccgatattagtaattgtactacgtcggatactatggatgtaaggttaccgtttgctaaaattttattgcaagattcttgaagacagcgtaccataacaatcactgaactacccttcaagtattttgggccactcattgtacttgttatttctttaaaaggccgtaaaatttgggaaaattgagaacaaataatccagtcatcattatttagatttggtccaagtctaagtctgtattaactaatacaatagtggaacggattgcctcttctaactcggtcattctttttaacatgtaataggtgaagttctacctagtttccacgtcttggattggccgtttgggaactttgttaggttgtaattgatactttaaaagcctttctaaagataaggtactttttttaaaatgtgtttttttagaaactaaaatttgaaattagtgaaataatttcactaatttcaaaagcgatcttttctgaattatggtttccaaaAAAATGGCAGCAGACTAATAAAATCGTTTTacattctaaattttcggttaaatattgtcctgttaatgcgatgtaactctcagttacttcatatgtccaaaggtcagtagtaatacagatattttctacttctttaacaacttgtgatctaataatttgcttagttttggtataacattcctgaagtaatgagcctgacgtaatgaacaagcttttcttgttggtggtttatatccaggaatccaccctgcaaactttttaaaagctcgttcttcaactatggaaaacggatggaACGAGTCATTGCATAGGTttattaaatccatatctatttgtttcttttgttctaaactaatatttttattaatggaagtatccatcaccttttgacgcttgggtggcggtggcagtatgtcagtacttgtagtagaagtagtcgaaacggacagaaatgcgtcaggagaagtttcaatcattgcaatattcagaaagtggaccataaaagctgcatcttctacaaatgcgcattttttgaaaataaaattattattcttatactaggtcaatcattttgactaagaaaaataattcataattgaatatttacaataaataaatcctttgacgaactatcaataaagatttgaaattcaaaatgcagatcaatcttaaatcgaaactcattcattaatcagaatacctagttataaaaaacaaaagaaagagttaagaagctggttacttctataaaaaaagaaaaagaagattgtactagtgaaaatcaaccagtataacaaggaaaaagaaactgataaagatgacttaagtccatggtgtattttttatgaatttattagacatgaattatctaaacatacacctgtatctagagatataaaagaagtcgacatgtatttgtctgatgatattacccacaaaaaatttcgaacggtgattggaactgtccattacagtggtggaaaaaccatcgccatgtatatcctaacttaaccactatattcataaaatattgtagtattgtaacaaaatctgttcattgtgaacacatgttcaaaatctggtttaattttaaacaaaagaagaaacaacaagaaaagtggaaaaacgtatgtttttaaatgtcaatttagacaattcgcgatttaataatgtgtcatgtaaatgtaactactatttgtattgtttaatttattttttaagttataataaatatatccttcgttagtttctttcaatataatagccaatatgctttttgtgtactcgcttatttgaaactaatgataaacaatcaactagttacagtttacgaaaaacggttccgataaaaatgtcaacgacccacctctagtttcttaggataGGAGCCAGAGATATGTATATCTCAGATCGGaactaatcggaactaatcgaaactaatcggaactaatcgtcttactactgggcaatgggcagcaataaaaaatatggaggggagaccaaggggaaatatgattgttatctttgtctgttcgctgaaaatatgattttatatctgcgttagatatcctgttaaattttaccataccgaccataaacttttacctacactgtatggCTATCATAAATGCGTGCGTGCTATACATGATACATAAAGCACGAAAATTTATCCATCGAAGAATTTAGGCGACAAGTAGCTTATTCGTATCTAAAAAGTGGACACGGCGTAAAAATAAGGGAATAAAATGGTCTTTATACATATTCCATGGATGTTACAGCAAATTTTTTGTAAAGATTAGATCTAGCAAAAAAAGGGGGATATTAGGGTCGTGatcaaaaataatataacataTTTTTAATGTTATGCTGCAAGCTAAATTAAAAACAAGTATGGGACTGAAGACAAGGAATTGATTGATTGAAAAATAAG is drawn from Diabrotica undecimpunctata isolate CICGRU chromosome 5, icDiaUnde3, whole genome shotgun sequence and contains these coding sequences:
- the LOC140442146 gene encoding uncharacterized protein — protein: MVFKRFTFEPHTIWYIDETGCSTVTNPPKVIAVKGMKQVGQVTSAERGNLVIVVGFMNASGDTIPSAFVFPRAHYKDFMLKDSPKGALGFANPSGWITKEGFLFAITHCIKYTSPSKEKPCLILIDNHKTHMTLETVMLVRENIIIILTFPPHCSH